TGAAAGCTTTCTTTGTACATGTCCCACAGGTACTCAGATTTACATGAAAACAAACAATTATGTCCATTCATGTTTGGAAATTTTAAAGCCATGTTTCTCACATGGATTCTTTAATATATCTATTCCCTACCTACATGCTTTCATTTCATTCCAGACTGTATCTTACAATGATTGTGCTTATCCTACTATAATTATAGATACATAACATAGATTTTCAGTGAACTAATGtaactttttctttatgttaCAACTTAAATTCACATTCttttcataaagaaaaaaaaataagtttgacttaaatttataaaattattttatattttatttaatatattataatttttttattttagttaaatataaatcttttaactcatttctttgttattgaagtttgaacataaaattaaattttaataatgaatgatataatttatgtttaataaataataaattttgttattacgTGGAATCTTTAACAATGaaagaatataattaaactaatacatctttatttatatgtattagTTTTCTTCTAATATACTGAgtgatatatataatagttaaattaaGGATTGTAAGCAACTTATCATAGGTTGCACTTCTGGAAGgtcaaaattgaattaaatattttattatgagcTTAACTTGTTTGCATAAAAGctgaaaattattatatatgtcaTATTACATAAATTTCAACAAGCAAAACTGTTCCTAACCATaatgaatttctgaaaaaagaaaattgttggtGTGATAATAGCACTCTTTCAGATACTACTCATGCATGTTTGATTGCTTAAAATTGTGGACTATACATTTTTAacatctgaaaataaaattttgaaccTTGTAactaaaagttatatatatgaactcatttttagcttttttttttcatttcattttaaactattttaactaTAAAATCGATTATTACAAATTCCTTCACATTAGGTTTATTGTAAAACGTGATAtgtttaaatcttttttttttctgataagaacagaatgaaatataaaaggaaaacagCTTGATCAAGGAAAAAGCTATAAAAGCAAATCTATTCAATGGTTCCCTTATATAAAATTCAGTCAATTATTCCATTAACATCAATGATtgcattatatttaaatattagcATTTTAAGTGGTCATATTAGAAATCGAATAATCCCAGTGGCTTAGTTGTATACAGCAAAAAATGAAGGGCATGTCTGCAACTGCAATCACTTCAATAacttataaaagtaattaatattttttctctctccccCCCTCTCTCTTTATAACTTTATATCGTTTGTTCAACCGAAatctatatttattgtattaattttgaGTTATGAATTTTACCAATATTTACTGTTATCTCAATTTACAATAACATTTCAAGTTCATTAAAATCATTAAAGTTTCAGAATAAACTCCATATTAGCATAATTTCAACTGTCTTAAAAAAAACACTCTTATTTATGAATTCCACTGCCACATAATTATTaagtttatgaataaaaaaaatacaattaagtTCAGAAACAGTACATATATATGTGCTGTCAAGGACAAATGGGTCTTTTTAAGTCCTCTGTTAGGTAGTAACTCTCTTATTTAAGATTTCAAGGGTTCATCCATTGGTCAAAGGTGGTAAGAACAGAAGAAGTTTCACTTGATTTTTTGTCAATTGCACCTTAAATGACGACAATACCCTTGGAGGGTCTTATAAAGTGACCGTCTTGACTCTATCATCTTCAAAGTTCGCACACAGAACAATCACAATGGCTTTCCATCAAGAGTTAGAAGCACTAACCCAAGCTTTCTCAGGTTCTCTCGTTCTCTTCAACCACTCATAACCTTATACCATGTTCCTTCacttttaatattatcaaaCACGCATGTCCTTATCAAACATGCTGAATTAATCAAAAGGGTTTATTAaagtttagttttttctttgttaaaatgcTTATACTCAGTGTATTTTTGCTGTGGGTACCAATACTGAATCAGAAACTAATCTTATTTACTGATAACTTTATATAATGTGTTGGTTTGGCATGAcagaaattaataattttgtttaaccAAGATTGTTTCTGAGGGACATGTTTTGGGAAAACCATGTGGTTTATGATGAGTGGTGGATGGTGTTTTCAGGGCATGGAGTGGATGAGAAATCATTGGTGACATTACTGGGAAAATGGGATCCTCTGGAGAGAGAATCTTTCAGGAAGAAAACACCACATTTGTTCACTGAGGATCATGAACGCCATTTTCAGAGGTGGGATGATGACTATGTTCGTCTTCTCAAGCATGAATTCGTGCGTTTTAAGGTACATTTTTCCTTCTAGGTTAATCTGTTCTGTGTACATGATGTTCAGTTTATGGTTACTCTGTTCTGTAATGTCACAAGTGAATTTCCTTTGAGAGTTGAATATCCTTGGAAACTGTGAAATGTGCTTCCATGGACAGATGTtgatgttactttttttttagtttatttgatGATGAAGTCAAAGCTGAATTGTTCTTATAAGACTATCTGTTGATGATATAAAGAATGCTAATTTGGGATCACAAGCTTATGTTTCAATCTGATTATGTACTAAAGgagtttgtttaaatttatatatatgaggttttatgaaaagtaaaagttggtttttgatatattgtagtgatAAAAACGAACTTTGCATTTTAAAGCCAGTgataaataacattttcttcaatgtaaatataaattcacAAGATAATTaggaatatattttaatttttagattcttttcttttcctaaagttcaaacaaaatcaatgacaataattacttttaattttttttacattttcaataaataaaaaaaaacataaacagaTTGAGTCTAGATGATCTTTATAATCTGGAACTCAATAAATATGTTAATGTAACAAGAAATATTCACATTTTCCATAAAATAGACTTCCCatcttgtatttttatttttattttttcattaatgtaTATTTTGCTGTTGTTAGATTAGGGAACTCATGGAAGAAAAACtcttagttattattattactattaaattctgtttttgaatatcaaagaagaaaaagaatggtAATTTCTGGCTGATATGACTTggctttattcatttttaatacttTGGAAAACAAGATCGAAAAGTTGGAACAGTTGATCTGATATGTGGTCCCTTATGTGAGTGGTTTAAACAGAATGCTGTGGTGTTGTGGTCCATGCACCCTTGGGAAAGAGATGCCCGTTTAGTAAGAGAGGCCCTAAAGAAGGGCCAAAATGCATATGGAGTTTTGGTTGAGGTTGCATGCACTAGATCCTCAGAACAGCTATTAGGAGCTAGGAAGGCCTATCACTCCCTCTTTGACCACTCCATTGAAGAAGATGTTGCCTCTCACATCCATGCCATTGAAAGAAAGGTGAGTTACACTTGCACCATCTTGTTacaaaaaaagattaaatatgttttttattccctaaaaaattatatttagttattaaactaaattataaagtatttaatctCTATATTTTATGAAAGTTGTGTAAAACATCCTctcaataaataaatgatacaTGGAGGTTATATTTTAGTGTACTGTGAAACTTGGTTTGTCATATAGAAACACTCCACATATTGTTTGTTAGGAAAAATGTTTTACATTAATTTAGGAATGaaacacaactttttataacatcaactaaaaacatatttaacctcgaattatatttaattattctttgtcatataaataataacacTGCGACAATGTCCATTAAAGCTTAGAAATGAAATGTAAGattgtgtttgataaaataagaaatgataTTTAGGTTGTATGTGATTTGtccttaatatatatatatatatatatatatatatatatatatatatatatatatatatatatcagcaCAATACTATCTAAGTCAAATTAACACCTATTACTTGTGTGCACAGCTATTGATTGCTCTACTAAGTGCCTATAGATATGAAGGATCCAAGGTTAAAGATGACACTGCAAAATCAGAGGCCAAAGTCCTCTCCAATGCAATCAAGAATGCTCATAAGAAACCTATTAATGAGGATGATGAAGTGATAAGGATATTGTCAACAAGAAGCAAGCTACATCTTCAGGCAGTTTACAAGCACTACAAAGAGATTTCTGGCAAAAACCTTGATGAGGTATTCAACACTAGAGTAAATTATATTGACAGTACCTAACATTTTCTCAGATTACACACAGcatctttcatctttttctatcTATACAAGAGTCCATTGTTGTAAATGATACAAAAACAAAGAGATTATGTTCAATCTTAGTAAACTTCAAGAAATATCAGTTTGAGTTATTAGAACGAACACAACTGATGCACCATTACATTTGAGTACTCTCATGGTATCTTCATATGATTCTATAGTTTTGAGGTTCTGTTGTATACTTCAAACATGATGAGATTCTATTTCTGACAAAACCTTCACTGCTTGTGGCTAGGATCTTGACGACTTAAGATTTAAAGAGACTGTGCAATGCCTTTGTATCCCACAAATATACTTCAGCAAGGTTACATGAAAGTTCTTGCAATTGTTTCCTGTTTTCCATGATGAGAATTATGAAATTTGTTATAACTAGAATTCTTTTTTTATGTCCAGGTTTTGAATGCAGCATTGAGAATTGATGTGGATAAGAATACTAAGAAATCTCTTACTCGTGTGATTGTTACTAGAGCTGAAATTGATATGAAGGAAATACAAGCACAGTACCATAATCTGTATGGAGTTTCTTTGCCACAGAAAGTCGAAGAGGTTGCTAGAGGAAACTACAAGGATTTCTTGCTAAATTTGATCGTCAGAGGAGGCTGATTGAAGAAGttaaaaggagaagaaaacctTGGAAGatgaaattgtttttaatttctatacaaTGTATTGTTTTTCCTCCCAATTTTCCTTTGGTTGTTGCTGCTCATTTTCACTGCACGATGCTTCTTCATCTTGTACTATCATTGTCACAAAAAGCAAAAGTGAAAGtgtaatcaaataaaatcattctGGTGTTTCTTCCAAGACAGATATCCTTTTCTATCATGTTACAATTTTTGTTGTGCTTTATGCTAGGTTAAACCTTTAGGTAAATAGCAAATAAACATATGTGAATCAACTTATTTGCTTCGTAATCTTGTTGTTTCATTTATGTCATcaataatacaatttataaattcaCATTTCCgaatattgtatttaaaaatagacaaaaatGATTATAAACGATTTATACATTATGTTTCAGTATAATTGTTGGGATCGAGACGCGAATCTGATCAATGACGTCTTCACCTTCTCACAATGCAgttatctttatattttccGGTTGCAGAGGGCTCTTCGGAGAGAATGGAGTGGGTATCTGcgaaggcactccgacgctcaagtcagaaaaatgaaTGACCAAACCTTTTGgttcaataatcaaattaatattttctctctcttttctcaatTATCAAAAACGTACCTCCTTCCTTTAGGTTTCTCGTATTTAACCTAAAAGTAAGATGAATTGTTTACCTAAAAATCCGGTTAGTTGGATAATTCAGTCACCTGATCATGATCCTCGTCTTTGATACTTGGTTGGTTAGTTCCGTAACTTGCGCTTTCATGGTTAGACATTTGTAACCGCTTCTTTCTTAGTTTACGCGGGTTGATTGACCCAGTCTGAATAAAGCTGACCGAGCGTCTGTTGACTCTTAGCTTGACTGGGTTAATTTGATCCATGTTGGTTGTTTGGTTTAAGTAGCGTAACGAACTATCGCTATTAAGACGATTGATATTAGGGGCGGTATTGACGAGCGTAGGGCATGACGATTGTCTCGCTGGCATTATCTTTTATGATATCGCGATCGTTTTGTCTAGGAGGTTGACGATCGTTCGGAAGTGATCGTTTGACTATTCATTAATACCTGGCCTGTTTACTATTACTAGCCGTCCGGATAAAGACGATCGTTCAATCGGTCGTTTGGTTTATTGTTGACAACCGCTCAACTTAAGATATTCTATCATACACATTAATTTGTCACAACGATTAGTACATTAATTATTCACAACTGTTTAACAGATTAACAACTCACAATGCCTAACACATTTACCCAACATATATGAATTGTGCATTTCGTTGAAATTTGCTGCTTTGGAATTGAACAGGTTGGAATCTTTCGGTTGGTGTTTTGGATTTGGGTGTGTCTATGCttttgaataagaaaaaaattaataaggtATATGTAGTTGGTGATCGGAGTTTTGTGGAGTTGGTAAAAGATGTGTTCACGGTGATCCTACTTTATTGAATGGTAATAATCTCTTGGGTTTATTGAGTAGATATAATAGGGAAAATTGATAGGGAACTTAATAGATGTAGATGTGATGTGAGTCTGACTCATAAGtcaaattatgataattatgGATTTAATGAATGTTGAGTTATGAAtcaatttatatacaaaatctttaagataattaatttataaatatttctctTCTTAATTACTTCatttaacttattatttatatacaaaatctttcagataattaatttatgaaaatttaaattgaacaaatttaaattttttatataaaaacaactttgaaataaacagtttaaaagaaaaataacttaaCTCATTTTCACTAGGTCAGATTGAATCGGTTTTATTGTTGTACtagtttaattcattatttcaaattcatattttttaaaaaataaattaagctGATTTTTATCAATAAGTTTGATACCATTTTAAaactgatatttttttttcaatatcaattttaaagcttatttttctaatattcattttaaatttaaattaatagatataattaacaaatattGACGATAGTACACGTCTAGTATATgaaaacacagaaaaaaattatctgttgaaaataataatagggAATATGATATGATAACAAATAAATactatttgtttaaataaatgttaattaaaaatatataaaatatgatttgatGAAATACCTtccatatatattttacataattcaattttatagttattttcaattaaaaataaaataatatcaattatatatatatatatatatatatatatatatatatatatatatgtatttattgtaTTCCTTTGTACATCGTCTCAAAGTGTTATATGTCTTTGATTTAATGTGAAAACAAGAcgaacataaaataaaaatattttctatttcctATTTTCAGctcttaataaatatataacataaactgtaaaagaaaaatttacacAGAAATTGAGGGACTAACccaactaaaaatatattactgtttattaaatacatatattgtttttatatttatttataccctttatactaaaatatattaattgatatattatgttcctttctttttaacattaaaatttaaagtaatacactattttgttttattaagaACTTGCATACATTCACATTCACGAGGTATATCTAGATCTAAACAAATATATCAAATGTTTATCAAATATCAATTACTGGtttattttatagattattAATCAATTGTACACTTTTATGAAATATGAAagatttaacatatttttttaaatattcttaaaaagtacatattaattttaagttaatttgaatttaaaattatatttaaaaatattaattttaaaattggtatCAAACCagtttataaatattcaaactattttcttttcaaagttATAAAGTTGAATTTAAATCTAATCCAACTTTTTGAGTCCCGTCTAGTCCGTTAAactgaattaaaattaaaataataaaaattaaatttaaatccaaTTCAACTATTTCACTCCGGACTATATTCCCTTAAtcttaattgaaattaaaataataaaaacaattaatagattaattgttttttatgtttagaATATATAAGTACATAATgatgttataatttaaattattaatatttataaattaaggtTTGATAGATtgtaaatgaataatttaatatataaaatagcaattttattaatttattcaattaaaaattttaagaatatttatatgattaatcatgtttttgatgttttaaagTGATTAGGTATTTTCTTTTAGttcatttcaatattttttatagttgaaCTAAGTTCAAAGTTACGAGCTCTTTTATTACATctttaaatttctaaatttgtcatcttaaattatctttaaaaaaaaactttacacATCTCCCATTCTTTACCTAACTTatgaatgataaataaatttatttttataataaatgaatttattttgattctGACCGAATATACTTACATATTGACACTATAGacatatttataaagaatacgtgattttttaaattagatataaGAAAAGCATAggagataaatatatatatatatatatatatatatatatatatatatctcatttttatctttaaactcGATTTCTTCCTCATATTTTATccgttttaaattattaaaatattttgatttatttttaattaatctacaaagtttatattaacttttttatgttaatgatactaaaatataaatttgatcattcttattatttaactcttttttaattattatttgatatttttatataatatttatacttatatataaaagagattTTGTATTTCGTCtccataattatttttcaattttactttttaaataatattctttttaaattaaaataattattttctcaatttcaccccttaaaatatcatttctttatatttaatgttttttatttgacattttttaaacttaaccatttttaaataaaaaattaaagaacaaaataaataaaaattatttaaactaaaattaaaaaaatatttatgtttaattttataattatgataataaaaataaaaataataataataataattatattagttttttatcatcttaaaataataaacacattatataaatatatttctttttatagttGACAtgggaaaaaatattttttttccgttagatactttgataatattatatttttttataatttcaattatttaattaatattttaaaaaaaaatttgataccTGTGTCGATACACACGTCCCACCCTTTTATCATCTCTGTACACAAACCAAAATTTTCAGTGTCTtgtcactttttctttttaattttgatttttttctccACCTACCATTTTACTCAACCAAATAGTACATGAGAAATAGAATGGCAGGTGAGTAATTGAAAAGGAAATAGAAAACTGTATGGGTTGGTtgtaatgaaaaaggaaaatattaaaaagctGTAAAAttcatatcttattttattttcattttttcttttatgtttattcattatttttctactttaaGTCTCTAGTAtctcttacttttattttattactcgtTTTCTTTTTTCATCCATTCTTACCTAACACTGGCAGTCTTATGTTTGTCCTTTTTTCATCCAAATGTGATACAAATAAGTCGATAACTGAAAATAGAtgagacaaaaaataaattgaaggtCTTTGATTGAAGAGACATATGGGATGAGgaaatagataaatataaaaataaaaataaatagtaatagtTCAATAAATTTCaccattaattaaaattatttttcacttttctctTTTCATCAATTACACCATATATTTGTGTTCTTTCCCTTGCTTTTCCCTCCATTAATCTAAAAAAGGTTTCGAAATTTTAGTagtattttgatgaatcatttaGTGTACATTGGTAAAGCACCAATAATTGTACTTTATGATTAAAAGTGTTTGATGCATGATTCTTCTCTGTTTTGAACATTATCACTCATGTTTGTATATTTCATTTGTAGTTTTATACCGAGACTTTCCTTCTTTGGCTTCTTGTAGTAACTTTCTTTGCTGTCATATTCTCCTGCATAATCTACTTCGTAAGATAAATTCTAACTCCATGATGAACATGATTCATGCTCATAGAATATATAGTATCTGATTAGCCAAAATTTGGATCCAAATGTTTGCACATGAAATATTAGATTCTTAGACCCAAAACACATATACATAAATCTCTATCACAAAAAGGTATCTTATgtgtttatattgttttatctaATGTGACACTTTGTCTGTAACTGAGATATTTTGTACCAGAATCAGTTCCATTAACAATACACATGTTTCAATGtgaagtttgtagttgaaattaGCCACAgatcttatcaattttatagttcaaaatgaatcttAACAGAAAAGGGCATTCTCATGATATCTTTTATTGTTTAGTCTGTTCATAATTTATAGCCACCAAACAGCTCTCACATTACCACTCATAGAAGAAATCTATGTTCCCATGCAGAAATATACTTAACGTAAGAGAAAGGAGAAATACAAACTAAAGGAAAAGCAACACCGGAAACACCAAATTACACAAGTATGAGTTGGGGTGTTCTAAACTCATTATCACAAATGccctcaaaaaaaaaaactcagtcCTCTTTCCCCAACAGAGTGAGAAGGAACTTCTTGTAATCCCCTGAAATTTCCTTGGCAATGGCATGTTCAAGAAGAACACTGTTTCTCTTGTAGTAAACCTCTGAGACTATCTTCAGATCCTTCTCAGCCCTACTCACAACCACACGGGTGAGTGCATCCTCATCAGTTCCAACCTTCTTGATAGCATTTCTCACCACCTAACattggaaaaacaaaaatcaatgtGAATCATAGTAGATATTTTCATAAGGGTTTGTTGATTTTCAACATCCAAGGTGATTTCATTTTTCATGACatcaacaaattcaaatatgTTATATGTTGTGAACTGGATAGGACTATTGTCTTGATGAAACCCAAATTTCAAGGATGGAAATACAGTGAGATTGGATAGGACTATcagaaaaaaattgagttaaaacATCAAACCTTTTCATAGTACTTAAAATGATCA
The Vigna angularis cultivar LongXiaoDou No.4 chromosome 5, ASM1680809v1, whole genome shotgun sequence genome window above contains:
- the LOC108339841 gene encoding annexin D4, giving the protein MAFHQELEALTQAFSGHGVDEKSLVTLLGKWDPLERESFRKKTPHLFTEDHERHFQRWDDDYVRLLKHEFVRFKNAVVLWSMHPWERDARLVREALKKGQNAYGVLVEVACTRSSEQLLGARKAYHSLFDHSIEEDVASHIHAIERKLLIALLSAYRYEGSKVKDDTAKSEAKVLSNAIKNAHKKPINEDDEVIRILSTRSKLHLQAVYKHYKEISGKNLDEDLDDLRFKETVQCLCIPQIYFSKVLNAALRIDVDKNTKKSLTRVIVTRAEIDMKEIQAQYHNLYGVSLPQKVEEVARGNYKDFLLNLIVRGG